A single window of Leptospiraceae bacterium DNA harbors:
- the dnaX gene encoding DNA polymerase III subunit gamma/tau, whose translation MSEESHLVFARKYRPQLFKEVVEQKLAIGALLNALKNNRVGHAYIFFGPRGVGKTTIARLLAKRLNCEAPEDNEPCNKCKSCVEIMKGNSNDVLEIDAASNRGIDNIRDLRENVKFSPMGGRYKIYIIDEVHMLTDQSFNALLKTLEEPPHHVVFILATTEYHKIPETILSRCQDFVFKKVPLPHLQSYVEHLCKIENIDYDSDGLFWVAKKGDGSVRDTLSFLEQAVTFTDGHITGKLIGKMIGYQGVDVQIELVKSILGEKTFHKSFQIIEKVYNEGADLHKFAWDFVEFSHAIILIKENLADRDSLNYPIEDIQKIAKEIETFSSEILTLLSEKVYTMYEKLMYLKLRNSFEMKIFIEISIRKLIIDINKPSVAGILEKINDLQQILQKEGEKFVAASSSAKPSETVSTSSQKVSESKGNEFPKPQSEVSNSEEIDMESILKDKFLGTEVDSSKLPEI comes from the coding sequence ATGTCAGAAGAAAGCCACCTAGTATTCGCCCGCAAATACAGACCTCAACTATTTAAAGAAGTGGTTGAGCAAAAGCTAGCTATAGGTGCACTCTTAAACGCGCTTAAAAACAATCGAGTCGGTCATGCTTATATATTTTTCGGACCCCGAGGTGTTGGAAAAACTACAATCGCAAGACTTCTTGCAAAACGTCTAAATTGTGAAGCTCCCGAAGACAATGAACCTTGTAACAAATGTAAATCTTGCGTAGAAATTATGAAGGGCAACTCCAATGATGTTTTGGAAATCGATGCCGCAAGCAATCGAGGCATTGATAATATTCGCGATTTACGGGAAAATGTAAAATTTTCTCCAATGGGTGGACGTTATAAAATATACATTATCGATGAGGTTCATATGCTCACCGATCAATCCTTTAACGCATTATTAAAGACTTTAGAGGAACCACCTCATCACGTAGTATTCATATTAGCCACAACTGAGTATCACAAAATCCCAGAAACAATACTTTCTAGGTGTCAGGACTTTGTATTTAAAAAAGTTCCCCTCCCCCATTTACAATCCTATGTAGAACATCTTTGCAAAATCGAAAATATTGATTATGACTCGGATGGACTTTTCTGGGTTGCAAAAAAAGGAGACGGATCTGTTCGCGATACACTTTCTTTTCTAGAACAAGCGGTAACTTTTACAGACGGGCATATTACGGGTAAACTCATTGGGAAAATGATCGGCTACCAAGGTGTAGACGTTCAAATTGAACTAGTAAAAAGTATTTTAGGCGAAAAGACATTTCATAAATCGTTTCAAATAATTGAAAAAGTTTACAATGAAGGGGCAGACCTTCATAAATTCGCTTGGGACTTTGTAGAATTTTCCCATGCAATTATACTCATAAAAGAAAATCTTGCTGATCGAGATTCTCTAAATTACCCTATTGAAGATATCCAAAAAATCGCAAAAGAAATCGAAACCTTTAGTTCCGAAATTTTAACTTTGCTTTCGGAAAAAGTCTACACTATGTATGAAAAATTGATGTATTTGAAACTTAGAAACTCTTTTGAAATGAAAATTTTTATAGAAATTTCTATTCGTAAATTAATCATTGATATAAATAAACCTTCTGTAGCAGGCATTCTAGAAAAAATTAACGATCTACAACAAATTCTCCAAAAAGAAGGAGAAAAATTTGTAGCCGCTTCTAGTTCTGCCAAACCTTCTGAAACTGTAAGTACATCTTCACAAAAGGTTTCAGAAAGTAAGGGAAATGAATTCCCAAAACCTCAATCAGAGGTTAGTAATTCAGAAGAAATAGATATGGAATCAATATTAAAAGATAAATTTTTAGGAACTGAAGTAGACTCATCTAAACTTCCGGAGATTTAA
- a CDS encoding YbaB/EbfC family nucleoid-associated protein codes for MFGKKLDKMAETYGKMKDMKNQMAAIQKRISVIRVTASAGAGMVDVTASGDGVITNIKINKNLFEGEDMKMLEDLVISATNEALKKSKDAMTHEMKNVTGGFDPNELSKLFGGSGD; via the coding sequence ATGTTTGGAAAAAAATTAGACAAAATGGCCGAAACTTACGGCAAAATGAAAGACATGAAAAATCAAATGGCAGCGATTCAAAAGAGAATCTCTGTTATCCGCGTAACCGCATCTGCTGGAGCTGGGATGGTTGACGTAACCGCTAGTGGAGACGGTGTTATTACAAATATAAAAATTAATAAAAATCTTTTTGAAGGCGAAGACATGAAAATGTTAGAAGATCTTGTGATTTCTGCAACAAATGAAGCTCTCAAAAAATCAAAAGACGCAATGACCCACGAAATGAAAAATGTGACAGGCGGATTTGACCCAAATGAATTGAGTAAACTTTTCGGTGGATCGGGTGACTGA
- the recR gene encoding recombination protein RecR, with amino-acid sequence MTDLLFKKLVSTLSSLPGIGKKSAYRLGFHILRMDSSAFANFIDSIESVKSNLKFCKKCAGITEFEVCEICTGETRLKNILCVVELPEDIFFIENTGEYKGKYHVLNGVISPLDGIGPENLRIKELLERLKDEPVEEVLLATNPTLEGDATASYLFNLLRATGIKLSRIAHGVTVGSTLEYADQYTLGKAIKSRLTI; translated from the coding sequence GTGACTGATCTTCTTTTTAAAAAATTAGTTTCTACTCTTAGCTCTCTTCCTGGAATAGGGAAGAAGAGCGCCTATCGTCTCGGATTTCATATTTTGCGAATGGACTCATCTGCATTCGCAAATTTCATCGACAGCATTGAGTCCGTAAAATCTAATTTGAAATTTTGCAAAAAATGTGCGGGGATCACTGAATTTGAAGTATGTGAAATATGCACAGGAGAAACAAGACTTAAAAATATTCTTTGTGTAGTTGAACTCCCCGAAGACATTTTCTTTATCGAAAATACTGGAGAATACAAAGGTAAATACCACGTATTAAATGGGGTTATATCACCGTTAGACGGAATAGGTCCCGAAAATCTTCGCATTAAAGAATTACTCGAACGACTAAAAGACGAACCTGTCGAAGAAGTTTTACTAGCTACAAATCCGACTCTAGAAGGCGACGCCACTGCTTCTTATTTGTTCAACCTATTGCGGGCAACGGGCATTAAACTCTCTCGTATAGCGCACGGTGTAACTGTAGGTAGTACTCTCGAATACGCCGACCAATATACTCTTGGGAAAGCGATAAAGTCTAGGCTTACTATTTAA
- a CDS encoding DUF1564 family protein has translation MITFQNSKSFSITELREKDKSVSTILVPSHLIEALKSKRMEHGKQMAVYLRNLLMMYRTITHSGMIPSPRKIKTEYQDSGLDLQRISFRPHNADWIELGELALAFGKSRCWVFTFLLELDLLGFWDILYESGLNDAVPTKSNLSLRASWIFERVLQNFARSYYVRV, from the coding sequence ATGATCACATTTCAAAATTCTAAATCCTTCTCAATCACCGAATTGCGAGAAAAAGATAAATCAGTATCTACTATTCTTGTTCCGTCACATCTTATCGAAGCCCTTAAATCGAAACGAATGGAACACGGAAAACAAATGGCTGTTTATTTGCGAAATCTTCTTATGATGTACCGTACGATCACTCATTCCGGCATGATTCCTAGCCCTAGGAAAATTAAAACCGAATACCAAGATTCTGGTCTTGATTTACAGCGAATATCCTTTCGCCCGCATAACGCAGACTGGATCGAACTTGGGGAACTTGCTTTAGCTTTTGGGAAATCTCGCTGTTGGGTATTTACCTTTCTGCTCGAACTTGACCTTCTAGGATTTTGGGATATATTATACGAATCAGGACTAAATGATGCAGTTCCTACAAAAAGCAATTTAAGTCTAAGGGCATCCTGGATTTTCGAGCGAGTTTTGCAGAACTTTGCACGGAGTTATTACGTGAGAGTGTAG
- a CDS encoding diguanylate cyclase encodes MNHTVYTELQGLRTVLNTIGAYIFLKDIEGRYLYANDLVCQLFGIPLEQVIGRKDEDFFDLEISNNLRLNDRRVMDNGETISSEESNIIKPTGETRIYWTVKTPVRNAKGEIIGMSGISTDITERKRLETELREQHELLDTVLNNVDAHVYMKTDDRHFLYANNKTAELFGTTPSNIKDTLDTDLISQELADQLWKLDKAVFETGKKIVGEEKFADANGNERHYMSVKVPLKRIGKREVLIGFSSDITELNNLKEELRQQALTDVLTGVPNRRFFLEEAEKEFLKSKRYSLALTAISIDLDYFKKINDTYGHNAGDIALCTVASHIQKMIRKCDVLARVGGEEFSVLLPNTDLEEAELLANRIRTSLEEIRITGDWVGEIIPTISIGISTLHNSDNNIGVILKRADRALYQAKNSGRNRVCIAERLILN; translated from the coding sequence ATGAATCATACAGTATATACAGAACTCCAAGGTTTACGCACAGTCCTAAATACGATTGGGGCATACATATTCCTTAAGGATATCGAAGGAAGATATTTATATGCGAATGACTTAGTTTGTCAATTGTTTGGAATCCCACTGGAACAAGTGATTGGACGGAAGGACGAAGACTTTTTTGATTTAGAAATTTCAAATAATTTACGACTAAACGACCGCAGGGTAATGGATAACGGCGAAACTATCTCGAGTGAAGAATCCAATATTATCAAACCAACTGGTGAAACTCGAATTTATTGGACAGTCAAAACACCAGTTCGAAATGCTAAGGGAGAAATCATCGGTATGTCTGGAATTTCTACCGACATAACCGAACGTAAACGACTAGAAACCGAATTGCGCGAACAACACGAACTGTTAGACACGGTTTTAAATAACGTGGACGCACATGTTTATATGAAGACAGACGATAGACATTTTCTATATGCTAATAATAAAACAGCAGAATTATTCGGCACCACTCCAAGTAATATTAAGGATACCTTGGATACTGATTTGATTTCACAAGAACTTGCAGATCAATTATGGAAGCTGGACAAAGCAGTATTTGAAACAGGAAAGAAAATAGTGGGGGAAGAGAAATTTGCAGATGCCAATGGCAATGAACGACATTACATGTCTGTCAAAGTGCCCCTGAAGCGAATTGGTAAACGAGAAGTTCTTATTGGATTTTCGAGTGACATCACAGAACTGAATAATCTCAAAGAGGAGTTGCGACAACAGGCATTAACCGATGTTTTGACAGGTGTGCCAAATCGTCGTTTTTTCCTTGAGGAAGCAGAAAAAGAATTTCTCAAATCGAAACGTTATTCCCTAGCGTTAACTGCTATATCTATCGATCTGGATTATTTTAAGAAAATAAATGACACGTATGGACATAACGCAGGCGACATCGCGTTGTGCACTGTAGCGAGTCATATACAGAAAATGATTCGGAAATGCGATGTATTAGCAAGGGTTGGGGGCGAAGAGTTTTCAGTTCTTCTACCAAACACCGATTTGGAGGAAGCCGAACTTTTGGCTAATCGCATCCGCACATCTCTAGAGGAAATTCGTATTACTGGTGACTGGGTCGGCGAAATCATACCAACTATCAGTATTGGAATTTCTACTCTACACAACTCAGACAATAATATCGGTGTAATACTCAAACGTGCCGACCGAGCTTTATACCAAGCAAAAAATTCAGGTCGTAACCGCGTATGCATTGCTGAACGTTTAATTTTGAATTAA
- a CDS encoding IS3 family transposase, which translates to MSDNPHIKKKRGNREEIQYKRKIIQKYLAPEFGVKASCKVLELGLSSYYYSSDFKERKRERDSKIVKKIESIIELLPLSGYRSCASKLKETMQIGRNRVQRLMRENQLNCRAKKAYYSGSTNSKHHLRKYSNLLIEADIQEYPVIVGDVTAFDIKGKNHYCAHLLDLTNREILGISVSRINNTDLVYRTLEQAISKRDDLSKYIHHTDSDVRYCSSKYIKLVEKSQMKISMCRGNAYENAHSESFNKTLKRQEINIHQHNSIEEAEKSILEFAVKYNTIRPHSSLGWISPLKFSKNKLNLIKK; encoded by the coding sequence ATCTCTGACAATCCACATATTAAAAAAAAAAGAGGAAATAGAGAAGAAATACAATATAAGCGGAAAATAATTCAGAAATATCTTGCTCCTGAATTTGGGGTTAAGGCTAGTTGCAAAGTACTTGAACTGGGTCTGTCGTCTTATTACTATTCGTCAGACTTTAAAGAAAGGAAACGTGAAAGGGATTCTAAAATTGTCAAAAAAATTGAATCAATTATAGAGCTTCTTCCTCTTTCCGGATACCGAAGTTGCGCTTCCAAATTGAAAGAAACTATGCAGATCGGAAGGAACCGAGTGCAGAGATTAATGCGCGAAAATCAGCTAAATTGCAGGGCGAAAAAGGCATATTACTCTGGAAGCACAAATTCAAAACACCATTTACGAAAATACTCAAACCTACTAATAGAAGCGGATATTCAAGAGTATCCAGTCATAGTTGGTGACGTAACTGCTTTCGATATAAAAGGTAAAAACCATTATTGTGCACATTTATTAGATTTAACAAATAGAGAGATTTTAGGAATATCTGTTTCTAGAATAAATAATACAGATCTTGTTTATCGAACTTTGGAACAAGCTATCAGTAAAAGAGATGACCTCTCTAAGTATATACATCACACTGATAGTGATGTTAGATATTGTTCCAGTAAATATATAAAACTTGTAGAGAAGTCCCAAATGAAAATCTCTATGTGTAGAGGCAATGCATATGAAAACGCACATTCAGAATCATTTAATAAAACTTTGAAGAGACAGGAAATTAATATTCATCAGCATAACTCCATAGAAGAAGCAGAAAAAAGTATTCTTGAATTTGCTGTAAAATATAATACTATTAGGCCACACTCTTCTTTAGGCTGGATATCTCCTCTTAAGTTTTCTAAAAATAAATTAAATTTAATAAAAAAATGA
- a CDS encoding transposase, whose product MIKRKNFSNEFKEKIVLEYTSGQSSAAQIAQREGITSQTVRDWGKAFNNKKISEYEFNRIFTEKASSRIRKCVS is encoded by the coding sequence ATGATAAAACGTAAGAATTTTAGCAATGAGTTTAAAGAGAAAATAGTGCTTGAATATACTTCAGGACAAAGCTCAGCAGCACAAATAGCACAGAGGGAAGGTATAACATCGCAGACTGTTCGTGATTGGGGAAAGGCATTCAATAATAAAAAAATTTCAGAGTATGAATTCAACAGAATTTTCACTGAGAAAGCGAGTAGCAGAATTAGAAAGTGCGTTAGCTGA
- a CDS encoding PAS domain-containing protein, whose amino-acid sequence MLQKKENIAIYLLKITLISIVFFLLAKFSLHISFIQSHVTLFWLPSGLSIGVLLLLGTKYWIGISIGAFLANYSFETPFGFIISSIIANTLEPLISRFFLVTLFRFNKSLSTLRDGLLFLGVAVFTSPILSALIGALGLCYSKMLDWHMFWNAAFSWCAGDAFGILTLGSLILVWSPKNKIIFTPKRILEKFIFLILFPIIQVIVYFDLIPEFPSNYFSWFIFPVLIWVSIRFSLKTSVTFGFIIILISVLGTIQNHGPFYTGITDYSLILIYCFVSVVMINTLILAVVTVEKNSKGKKNKNRYDFQSKEHKLLEKKEEQLRLALYGSDLGLWDWNFISGQLAVNARWMTMLGLDPDDQVPTIEKWSSLVHPEDKVKLDKIVKENILNPTGKNFEIEIRALHKNGQYIWILDKGGVTERDQKGNPVRITGTHLDITKRIQAEETLHYTEQKFRNLVESTDGIVWEADAVTFQFISVSANAERLLGYSTSEWLEANFWKNHIYSEDAEEAVLFCTLSTTQKIDHEFEYRFIAKDGRIVWLRDIVRVVAENNNPKWLRGILIDITQDKVSRQILDLREKALGAISQGVLLTDISRKITYMNKAFQDITGYNEEEVLGQTCKFLQGKETSQISINEIKSALDKKLPIQIEILNYRKDGSKFWNELSIAPVLDARGNLIQYVGVQKDISEKKLSELELIKAKEEAEAANKIKSDFLNNMSHEIRTPLNAVIGYADLLLKSNLDQNQNKHLMKVTQASNNLLELFDAILDYSNIDTGKLEIKIKEVNIKNLVNQIFEENFPNSKNPNIKTSIKISNEVPDIIFTDDTNLIKIIKNLVSNAFKFTEIGEVELEIKENQNIPEENKVNLFFSVRDTGIGISEDNQGKIFEAFTQIDSSTKRKYGGTGLGISISDQLLKLMQSKLELKSNLGKGSIFYFSLPVYTNLPDRQIQSPEEKTNFISLDILNPYRVLVVDDDLINLDLIKTITKSILPNAIVFEAETGYSGIEIFKNEKPDIIFLDIQMPEMSGQDVAIEIRSLEKSGRIPIIAITAGTAFGNREKCLESGMDDYANKPITKVTMQKLIEKWLITKVNSKI is encoded by the coding sequence ATGTTGCAGAAGAAAGAAAATATTGCCATTTATCTATTAAAGATAACACTTATATCAATTGTATTCTTTTTACTCGCAAAATTCAGTTTACATATATCATTTATTCAGTCACATGTTACCTTGTTTTGGCTGCCATCAGGGTTATCGATTGGCGTACTACTATTATTAGGAACTAAATATTGGATTGGAATCAGCATTGGTGCATTTTTAGCTAATTATTCTTTTGAAACACCTTTTGGTTTTATAATAAGTTCCATTATTGCAAATACATTAGAGCCTTTAATCTCAAGATTTTTTCTGGTTACCCTTTTTCGTTTTAATAAATCTCTTTCTACATTACGAGACGGTCTTTTATTTTTAGGGGTCGCTGTATTCACATCCCCAATTTTAAGTGCATTGATAGGCGCCCTCGGACTCTGTTATTCTAAAATGTTGGACTGGCATATGTTTTGGAATGCAGCTTTTAGTTGGTGTGCAGGCGATGCATTTGGAATACTAACGTTAGGCTCCCTAATCCTAGTTTGGTCCCCAAAAAATAAAATAATATTTACCCCGAAAAGAATACTAGAAAAATTTATTTTTCTAATTCTATTTCCAATCATCCAAGTAATAGTATATTTCGATCTAATTCCAGAATTTCCAAGTAATTATTTTTCTTGGTTTATTTTTCCAGTATTAATTTGGGTATCCATTCGATTTAGCCTGAAAACGTCCGTTACTTTTGGATTTATTATTATTTTGATATCTGTATTAGGCACAATACAAAACCATGGCCCCTTTTATACGGGGATAACAGACTATAGCCTTATATTAATTTATTGTTTTGTGAGTGTTGTTATGATTAATACTCTTATATTAGCAGTAGTCACAGTAGAAAAAAATTCAAAAGGCAAAAAAAATAAAAACAGATATGATTTTCAAAGTAAAGAACATAAATTACTAGAAAAAAAGGAAGAACAACTCCGACTTGCTTTATACGGAAGTGATTTAGGATTATGGGATTGGAATTTTATATCAGGTCAATTAGCGGTTAATGCCCGTTGGATGACAATGCTCGGTCTCGATCCTGACGACCAAGTTCCAACAATTGAAAAGTGGAGTTCGTTAGTTCATCCAGAAGATAAAGTCAAACTTGATAAAATAGTCAAAGAAAATATCCTTAATCCTACTGGAAAAAATTTTGAAATCGAAATTAGAGCCTTACATAAAAACGGTCAGTATATTTGGATTCTTGATAAAGGTGGAGTCACGGAACGTGATCAAAAAGGAAATCCAGTCCGAATCACTGGAACACATCTGGATATTACAAAACGAATCCAAGCGGAAGAAACTTTGCATTATACAGAACAAAAATTTCGTAACCTAGTTGAGTCTACAGATGGAATAGTTTGGGAAGCCGATGCAGTAACATTTCAATTTATTTCCGTCAGTGCAAACGCTGAACGTTTACTCGGTTATTCTACATCGGAATGGTTAGAAGCAAATTTTTGGAAAAATCATATTTACTCCGAAGACGCGGAAGAAGCCGTTCTATTTTGCACTTTAAGTACTACTCAAAAAATCGACCACGAATTCGAATATCGTTTCATCGCAAAAGATGGAAGGATCGTTTGGTTGAGGGATATTGTAAGAGTTGTAGCAGAAAATAATAATCCGAAATGGCTCAGAGGGATATTGATTGATATTACCCAAGATAAAGTCTCGCGGCAAATACTAGATTTGCGCGAGAAAGCATTGGGAGCAATTTCACAAGGCGTTTTATTAACAGATATAAGCAGAAAAATAACATACATGAACAAAGCATTTCAAGATATTACAGGATACAACGAAGAAGAAGTATTGGGGCAAACATGTAAATTCCTCCAAGGAAAAGAAACCAGTCAAATCAGTATAAATGAAATTAAATCAGCACTTGATAAAAAATTACCTATTCAAATAGAAATTTTAAATTATAGAAAAGACGGAAGTAAATTTTGGAATGAATTATCGATAGCTCCCGTTCTAGATGCAAGGGGAAACTTAATTCAATATGTGGGTGTCCAAAAGGATATTTCAGAAAAAAAACTTTCTGAATTAGAATTAATTAAAGCCAAAGAAGAAGCAGAAGCAGCTAATAAAATTAAATCTGATTTTTTAAATAATATGAGCCATGAAATTAGAACCCCTTTAAATGCTGTAATAGGTTATGCAGATTTATTACTTAAATCGAATTTAGATCAAAATCAGAATAAACATTTAATGAAGGTCACACAAGCTTCCAATAATCTATTAGAATTATTCGACGCTATATTAGATTATTCAAATATAGATACTGGTAAATTAGAAATAAAAATTAAAGAAGTAAATATAAAAAATCTAGTCAATCAAATATTTGAAGAAAACTTTCCAAACTCAAAAAATCCAAATATCAAAACTTCGATTAAAATCTCAAATGAAGTTCCAGATATAATTTTTACGGATGATACAAATTTGATAAAAATTATAAAAAATTTAGTGAGCAATGCATTCAAATTTACAGAAATTGGAGAAGTAGAACTAGAAATTAAGGAAAATCAGAATATACCGGAAGAAAATAAAGTAAACCTTTTTTTCTCAGTCAGAGATACTGGAATTGGAATTTCAGAAGATAACCAAGGGAAAATATTTGAAGCATTCACACAAATAGACTCATCTACCAAACGAAAATACGGAGGAACTGGTTTAGGAATTTCTATATCTGATCAATTATTAAAACTAATGCAAAGCAAACTAGAACTAAAAAGCAATCTAGGAAAAGGAAGTATTTTTTATTTCTCCCTACCGGTATATACCAATTTACCTGATAGACAGATTCAATCTCCCGAAGAAAAAACTAATTTCATTTCCTTAGATATCTTAAACCCGTATAGAGTTTTAGTCGTTGATGATGACTTAATAAATTTGGATTTAATCAAAACGATAACAAAATCTATTCTACCCAATGCAATTGTATTTGAGGCTGAAACAGGCTATAGTGGCATTGAAATATTCAAAAATGAAAAACCAGATATTATTTTTTTAGATATTCAAATGCCAGAAATGAGCGGACAAGATGTAGCAATAGAAATTCGAAGCCTTGAAAAATCAGGAAGAATACCTATCATTGCAATCACTGCGGGAACAGCCTTCGGCAACAGAGAAAAATGTTTAGAGTCCGGAATGGATGATTATGCAAATAAACCTATTACAAAAGTTACAATGCAAAAACTGATTGAAAAATGGCTAATAACCAAAGTAAACAGTAAAATTTAA
- a CDS encoding NAD(P)-dependent oxidoreductase has protein sequence MKTIAFIGVGIMGRGLVKNLKKTNLNLRIYARNISKIQDLHDEKTNVFTTINEAVLGADFIILCLTEDSIVEKAFFEVVSEPYHATILDFGTSSPGLTEKMHYESLKRGFRFIDSPMTGSKMAADKGEILFMVGANKEDYKNAEFIWDSCGKKTIHCGEVGKGQLMKISLNMMQAGLTQVYMEGLIFGKKLGLDLNILQEIITNSAARSGISDFKVNCILNKDYSTNFSLKNMNKDLNHSLRIAMSHNVSLPLISSLKSIYDSGISQNLGEEDFISLFKINEKLNGLI, from the coding sequence ATGAAAACAATTGCATTCATTGGTGTCGGGATCATGGGACGTGGGCTCGTTAAAAATCTAAAAAAAACTAACCTTAATTTAAGAATCTACGCCAGAAATATTTCTAAAATTCAAGATTTACACGATGAAAAAACAAATGTATTTACAACTATAAATGAGGCTGTTTTGGGTGCAGACTTCATTATCCTCTGTTTGACTGAAGATTCTATCGTTGAAAAGGCTTTTTTCGAAGTTGTATCAGAGCCCTATCATGCAACCATTTTAGATTTTGGCACTAGTTCTCCGGGGCTAACAGAGAAAATGCACTACGAGAGTTTAAAACGGGGATTTAGATTTATTGATTCTCCAATGACTGGAAGTAAAATGGCAGCGGATAAAGGGGAAATTCTTTTTATGGTAGGTGCAAATAAAGAGGATTATAAAAATGCAGAATTTATTTGGGATTCCTGCGGAAAAAAAACAATTCATTGCGGAGAAGTTGGGAAGGGACAGCTAATGAAAATTAGCCTTAATATGATGCAAGCTGGATTAACGCAAGTGTACATGGAAGGACTTATATTTGGAAAAAAACTAGGACTTGACTTGAATATTTTGCAAGAAATTATTACAAACTCCGCAGCTCGTTCTGGAATTTCTGATTTTAAAGTAAATTGTATTTTGAATAAGGATTATTCTACAAATTTTTCTCTCAAGAATATGAATAAAGACTTAAATCATTCTCTTCGAATCGCTATGTCGCATAATGTGAGTTTACCCTTAATTTCTTCCTTAAAATCAATATATGATTCTGGAATTTCCCAAAATTTAGGAGAAGAGGATTTTATTAGTTTATTTAAAATTAATGAAAAGCTAAACGGACTTATATAG
- a CDS encoding fatty acid desaturase: MNEEKQTLKWRDLVLLHPHEILIDLLLWTPWFFMAWWAVVNGLWVLAAIGWFFFFLTGLRLSHEAFHRNLGLPAVICDLLLLFLSPLMFTCLHATRYTHLQHHRFCLREGDIEGLAAKYSPFEVLYKGFQYPFLSHRFAWNSNDEFTKYWMRLELIWIILFYSIGFYFFPFIFGVHFFAMIVAEGFVSFFAVWMVHHDCEDNKNPSRSIRGNWKRYLTYNMFYHFEHHAYPRVPTRNLPILAKRIDVFENQNIPRAF, translated from the coding sequence ATGAATGAAGAAAAACAAACTCTAAAATGGCGAGATCTTGTTCTACTGCATCCACATGAGATACTAATTGATTTACTTCTGTGGACACCTTGGTTTTTTATGGCGTGGTGGGCTGTAGTGAATGGATTATGGGTATTAGCTGCTATTGGTTGGTTTTTCTTTTTTCTGACTGGTCTTAGATTATCGCATGAGGCATTTCATCGTAATTTAGGATTACCTGCGGTTATTTGTGATTTACTTCTACTATTTCTGTCTCCTCTAATGTTTACTTGTTTGCATGCTACACGATACACACATTTACAACATCATAGATTTTGTTTAAGAGAAGGGGATATCGAAGGATTAGCCGCAAAGTATTCTCCATTTGAAGTATTGTATAAGGGGTTCCAATATCCTTTTCTGTCCCACCGATTTGCATGGAATTCCAATGATGAATTTACTAAGTATTGGATGCGTTTGGAGCTAATTTGGATTATTCTGTTTTATTCTATTGGATTTTATTTTTTCCCATTTATTTTTGGAGTTCACTTTTTTGCGATGATTGTTGCGGAAGGGTTTGTTAGTTTTTTTGCAGTTTGGATGGTTCATCATGACTGTGAAGATAATAAAAATCCATCTCGTTCTATTCGTGGAAATTGGAAACGATATTTGACATACAATATGTTCTATCACTTCGAACATCATGCTTATCCACGTGTGCCAACACGTAATCTTCCGATTTTAGCAAAACGAATTGATGTTTTTGAAAATCAAAATATTCCTCGTGCTTTTTGA